A genomic stretch from Chitinophaga lutea includes:
- a CDS encoding ExbD/TolR family protein, with translation MAEMDTSSSGGGKKHQGTKSKKLSTRVDMTPMVDLGFLLITFFMLTTTMSKPKTMDLVMPKDTEKEEEQNKVKESTALTILLGKKDQVYYYEGLAQDPNASSNPDFFKATTFANTNGIRDVIIKKRDEVSKFRNSKGEPEDVVVIIKADDGSTYKNFVDLLDEMAINRIQRYATVDISDQDKQWIKTTETSNGIQ, from the coding sequence ATGGCTGAAATGGATACCAGCAGTAGTGGCGGTGGTAAGAAACACCAGGGAACGAAATCCAAAAAGCTTTCGACCCGTGTTGACATGACCCCGATGGTGGATTTGGGTTTTCTCCTGATTACCTTCTTCATGCTCACCACCACTATGTCTAAGCCCAAGACGATGGATCTGGTGATGCCCAAGGATACTGAGAAAGAGGAAGAGCAGAACAAAGTGAAGGAAAGCACCGCTCTCACTATCCTGTTAGGCAAGAAAGACCAGGTTTATTACTACGAGGGATTGGCGCAAGACCCCAATGCCTCCAGTAATCCGGACTTCTTCAAAGCGACAACTTTTGCCAACACGAACGGCATCCGTGACGTGATTATCAAAAAACGCGATGAAGTGTCCAAATTCAGGAACTCAAAAGGAGAGCCCGAAGATGTGGTGGTGATCATCAAAGCTGATGACGGCTCCACATACAAGAACTTTGTAGATTTATTGGATGAAATGGCAATCAACCGTATCCAGCGCTATGCAACGGTGGATATCAGCGACCAGGACAAGCAATGGATCAAAACTACTGAGACCTCCAACGGGATCCAGTAG
- a CDS encoding ExbD/TolR family protein, producing the protein MPKVKMPRKSTNIDMTAMCDVAFLLLTFFMLATKFKPDEPVAVVTPSSINTQLLPDSDVILLTVAKDGRVFFSMDGQPKRRQLIEDLNTNFKLGLEKKEINNFIVGSSVGTDFKNLKQVLNMSADQRKSSNIEKGIPMDSANNELGIWIEYARAAQGAAGGGMSKLKYCIQADNDVPYPVIKKVLDTFKDKKIQKLNLVTNLEAKPAGSAAAIYEEQQQSQSKKK; encoded by the coding sequence ATGCCAAAAGTAAAAATGCCCAGGAAAAGCACGAACATCGACATGACGGCGATGTGCGACGTGGCGTTCCTGTTGCTGACTTTCTTCATGCTGGCGACCAAGTTCAAACCGGACGAGCCGGTAGCGGTGGTTACTCCGTCTTCTATCAATACCCAGTTATTGCCTGATTCCGATGTTATTCTGCTGACGGTAGCAAAGGACGGCAGGGTGTTTTTTAGCATGGACGGTCAGCCTAAAAGAAGGCAGCTCATAGAAGATCTCAACACCAACTTCAAACTGGGGCTGGAGAAAAAAGAGATCAATAACTTCATAGTTGGTTCCAGCGTTGGTACGGACTTCAAGAACCTGAAACAGGTATTGAACATGAGTGCCGACCAGCGTAAATCTTCCAATATCGAAAAAGGCATTCCGATGGACTCTGCCAATAACGAACTGGGGATCTGGATCGAATACGCCCGCGCAGCACAAGGTGCCGCAGGCGGTGGGATGAGCAAACTGAAGTATTGCATCCAGGCGGACAACGACGTTCCTTATCCGGTGATCAAAAAGGTTCTGGACACTTTCAAGGACAAGAAGATCCAGAAACTGAACCTGGTAACGAACCTGGAAGCAAAACCGGCAGGCTCTGCCGCTGCGATTTACGAAGAACAGCAGCAGTCCCAGTCTAAGAAAAAGTAG
- a CDS encoding MotA/TolQ/ExbB proton channel family protein codes for MAETKTTVTAAAAKTSSHQAKKSSNLFALLAVPICIAIAYVFFYLVLGNPDNFQGGNPDNHPVEEGIGKWFGTVYKGGLIVPILISVLLICLTFVIERFLYLAKAKGKFSGAELVRKVQYHLANKNVDAALAECDKQKGSVGNVIKAGLKKYKEMIGNTELDTDQKILSIKNEIEETTALELPMMEKNLVFLSTIASVATLLGLFGTVLGMIKAFAAMSSGGAPDSAQLALGISEALINTALGIGTSAVAIIMYNYFTTNIDSITYAIDESGFTLTQSFAANHK; via the coding sequence ATGGCTGAGACTAAAACAACTGTGACTGCAGCTGCTGCCAAAACCTCTTCACATCAGGCAAAAAAGTCGTCCAACTTGTTTGCTTTGCTGGCTGTGCCCATTTGCATCGCCATTGCTTATGTATTTTTCTATCTCGTATTGGGTAATCCTGACAACTTCCAGGGCGGCAATCCTGACAATCACCCTGTTGAGGAAGGTATCGGCAAATGGTTCGGTACTGTTTACAAAGGAGGTCTCATCGTACCGATTCTGATCTCAGTATTGTTGATCTGTCTGACTTTCGTAATCGAGCGTTTCCTGTATCTGGCAAAAGCCAAAGGTAAGTTCAGCGGCGCTGAGCTGGTACGTAAAGTACAGTACCACCTGGCTAACAAGAATGTTGACGCGGCCCTGGCTGAGTGCGACAAACAGAAAGGCTCCGTAGGTAACGTAATCAAAGCCGGCCTGAAAAAATACAAGGAAATGATCGGTAACACCGAGCTGGATACCGACCAGAAAATCCTGTCCATCAAAAACGAAATCGAAGAAACCACTGCGCTGGAACTGCCGATGATGGAGAAAAACCTCGTGTTCCTGTCTACCATTGCTTCCGTAGCTACCCTGCTGGGTCTGTTCGGTACGGTACTGGGTATGATCAAGGCGTTCGCGGCGATGTCTTCCGGTGGTGCACCCGATTCTGCCCAGCTGGCTCTTGGTATCTCCGAGGCGCTGATCAACACGGCACTGGGTATCGGTACTTCCGCTGTGGCAATCATCATGTATAACTACTTCACTACCAATATCGACAGCATCACTTACGCGATCGACGAGTCTGGTTTTACTTTAACGCAGAGCTTCGCTGCAAATCACAAATAA